A stretch of the Microcoleus sp. FACHB-672 genome encodes the following:
- a CDS encoding serine/threonine protein kinase, with protein sequence MRLPIPLGTVLQNRYYLIDLLGHRGFGRTYLAKDLERDSQLCALKELIPEGVADKSEFYERFREQVFALFRIRHPQIPQFRTTFEQDNRLFLVQDYIEGKSYATLLKERKAPRSSALADTTNEETLPFGGAFSEEEVLQLLLQLLPALEYLHGMGITHGRISPENIILPATDSPAILPADNDTSTPATPLPVLIDLGVVHEVMSRLKQLATAGGQPAAAETPPAGKNVTSSDLYALAVTAVVLLTGRKPQELFDNTKLIEDWQSFVPASPQFARILNRMLSDSPENRYQSAREVAGALLLLSFPAPNTRLPTTTLPKRPTPKPSIWGNPWAYVISAGLVLTAGIGSWAAIRSLMERPLMPATLTQTPATSTSAPSSPQLNATPQPLNVVPDKTTTVEGTLSPNQTVTYLIPAQQWQLLSTSLTGTSVLVSALNPGGQPMNQPVKPVERWEALLFSAGDYYLQLNPVPGSEPKPYKLDINLTGYFPRKLCQQPDAEGVQSWYPVFIEYSPETLQRVQSDFCRDTFITPKGSAGNPSILVASFGDQAKAQAFADLMKREVGSGTVGEPAAGSPKSSCSDPDPGSSQTWYPVLVEYTKEHYIQILSYCPNASVAQKSPGEGAYIEVAAFRDKSKAAEMAGFITREVASAEVGAASTRPVPKPAGVK encoded by the coding sequence ATGCGTTTACCCATACCCCTTGGGACTGTCTTGCAAAATCGCTACTACTTAATCGACCTTCTCGGTCATAGGGGATTTGGCCGCACGTATTTGGCCAAAGACTTAGAACGCGACAGCCAGTTGTGTGCGCTCAAAGAATTGATTCCCGAAGGGGTTGCCGATAAATCCGAATTCTACGAACGCTTCCGAGAGCAAGTTTTTGCCTTATTTCGCATTCGCCACCCGCAAATCCCCCAGTTCCGTACTACCTTTGAGCAAGACAACCGCCTATTTCTCGTTCAAGACTACATAGAGGGGAAAAGCTACGCAACCCTACTAAAAGAGCGCAAAGCACCCCGGTCTTCTGCGCTTGCCGACACCACAAATGAGGAGACGCTGCCCTTTGGGGGTGCCTTTTCTGAAGAGGAAGTCTTGCAACTACTGCTGCAACTGCTGCCGGCCTTAGAATATCTGCACGGCATGGGAATCACCCACGGGCGAATTTCTCCAGAAAATATTATTTTGCCGGCAACCGATAGCCCCGCCATTTTGCCAGCCGACAACGACACATCGACACCGGCAACTCCGCTGCCGGTACTCATCGATCTTGGGGTGGTACATGAAGTGATGAGCCGATTGAAACAGCTAGCCACAGCGGGAGGACAACCGGCAGCCGCAGAAACTCCACCAGCCGGCAAAAACGTGACCAGTAGCGACCTGTACGCTTTGGCAGTGACAGCCGTTGTACTGCTCACCGGGCGAAAACCGCAAGAATTATTTGATAACACCAAACTGATTGAAGATTGGCAGTCTTTCGTGCCGGCAAGTCCCCAGTTCGCCCGCATCTTAAATCGGATGTTGAGTGACAGCCCAGAAAATCGCTACCAGTCGGCGCGTGAAGTTGCAGGTGCTCTTTTATTGCTGAGTTTCCCCGCTCCCAATACGCGACTGCCAACCACGACTCTACCCAAGCGTCCAACTCCTAAGCCCTCGATTTGGGGCAATCCTTGGGCGTATGTGATCAGCGCCGGTCTGGTTTTAACAGCCGGCATCGGTTCTTGGGCGGCGATCCGATCCTTGATGGAGCGTCCCCTGATGCCGGCAACCCTCACCCAAACACCCGCAACTTCTACCAGCGCACCCTCCTCCCCACAACTGAACGCAACGCCTCAACCGCTCAACGTGGTGCCCGACAAAACAACCACAGTTGAAGGCACCCTCAGCCCCAATCAAACCGTCACCTACCTCATTCCTGCCCAACAATGGCAACTCTTAAGCACCTCCCTCACCGGCACAAGCGTCTTGGTGAGCGCACTTAACCCAGGAGGGCAACCGATGAATCAGCCTGTGAAGCCGGTGGAACGCTGGGAAGCCTTGCTTTTCTCGGCTGGAGACTATTACCTTCAGCTCAACCCTGTCCCAGGCAGTGAACCCAAACCGTACAAGCTAGACATTAATTTAACCGGCTATTTTCCCAGAAAATTATGTCAACAGCCTGACGCTGAGGGTGTTCAGAGTTGGTATCCAGTTTTTATTGAATACAGCCCCGAAACACTGCAACGGGTGCAATCTGATTTCTGCCGGGATACCTTTATCACACCCAAAGGATCAGCCGGCAACCCCTCAATTCTGGTTGCTTCTTTTGGGGATCAAGCCAAAGCTCAAGCGTTTGCCGACTTGATGAAGCGCGAAGTTGGCAGTGGAACCGTTGGGGAACCGGCAGCCGGTAGTCCGAAAAGTTCTTGTAGCGATCCCGATCCCGGTAGCAGTCAGACTTGGTATCCAGTTTTAGTGGAATATACCAAGGAGCATTACATTCAAATTCTGTCCTACTGTCCCAATGCCTCTGTGGCACAGAAATCCCCTGGCGAAGGAGCGTATATTGAGGTTGCTGCATTTCGGGATAAATCAAAGGCAGCCGAGATGGCCGGTTTCATCACCAGAGAAGTTGCCAGCGCTGAAGTTGGGGCTGCTTCCACCCGTCCAGTTCCTAAGCCCGCCGGGGTGAAGTAA
- a CDS encoding heterocyst differentiation related protein produces MSDSMAFLAGTAFAGIAALLLLKGGGTPAQIYPVNSLPPPPPAVSSSNTPLPPPPLLPAPTSSNTEQQRYDMERLKAQIDQQKTDIEQLKAQIQNQQMLIQTLSAQAKVNALSSQNYQTQGMVSTQQPANPMLSGILWALGGAIVTVMGGIVLAATLTLLSQQQRSSRTVQLIHPVHDRATYLPPKRRKRAEPTEYYEE; encoded by the coding sequence ATGAGTGATAGTATGGCATTTCTGGCAGGGACAGCCTTCGCTGGGATTGCGGCTTTGCTCTTGCTGAAAGGAGGAGGAACGCCAGCCCAAATTTACCCAGTCAATTCTCTTCCGCCGCCGCCCCCTGCCGTGTCTTCGAGCAATACGCCTCTACCGCCGCCACCGCTGTTGCCGGCACCGACAAGCTCCAATACGGAACAGCAGCGCTACGACATGGAACGGCTGAAGGCTCAGATAGATCAGCAAAAGACTGACATCGAACAGCTCAAAGCTCAAATCCAGAATCAGCAAATGCTGATCCAAACGCTATCGGCGCAGGCAAAAGTCAATGCCTTGAGTTCCCAAAATTACCAAACTCAGGGGATGGTTTCCACTCAGCAGCCGGCAAATCCCATGCTTTCTGGCATCCTTTGGGCGTTAGGTGGCGCAATCGTGACGGTGATGGGTGGCATTGTGCTAGCAGCGACGTTAACGTTGCTCTCACAACAGCAGCGTTCTTCTCGTACCGTGCAACTAATTCACCCCGTTCATGATCGAGCGACTTACTTGCCGCCTAAGCGACGCAAGCGAGCTGAACCTACTGAATATTACGAAGAATAA
- a CDS encoding PAS domain-containing protein: protein MTTEVKATQSEDIFSDGREIASVMRSVNWSETAIGSSEHWPQSLRTAVSICLASRFPMMILWGAELVQLYNDSYATILGTQQPTAMGQPARECSAQEWQIHAPIYEAVFSSAQVTYLENQQFLIERTGYLQESYFTLCYSPIRDESGGVGGILITFLETTGSVIDQRRLQTLQELASHSAEARSAGEACNLAARSLAGNPADIPFALFYLLDTQGTSARLVATAGLEAGTPASPQFVNLTAAEPSETWPLAAVARTAHSQQVDNLETQFGSLPGGIWPESTRTALILPIASPASEHPAGLLVAGISPRLSPDSSYRRFLELVAGEVATAVSSGINWEENRKLSELTRQAQAESTPNQIVNILESLTDAFIALDSQWRITYLNKEAAKLTSQQPEELMGKILWQVWPWSAGTLLEREYRRALADQVAVHFEVLCGPQDQWLDIHAYPSADGLGIYYRDITERKRAEEVLRTTDERFRLLAESIPQIVWMAHPNGKAEYFNQCWFEYTGLEPSQGWASEQVLHPEDLPRCLEVWKAAWKAGESYTIEYRLRRASDGTYRWHLGRALPQRDSEGRIIKWYGTITDIDDQKQAEKSFRFLTELDERMRRLSDPEEIISTVVNAVGEFLQVARCTYGEWDTENNIVCVYSDYCRGVSSLAGTYPLREFGADIIDDLKAEQIIVNRDVKTDPRTAGTIYQAICESVGVRAYVFVPLVKDEQCVCHLAVQTSGAPRMWTSEEVSVLQKVTERIWLMVENARLNRATTEALRRSQQHAGQLHGLTKAALTINSAVSIEEVLETITQQARGIIGAHQSVTSMSVDQNWAQAINSVSLSDKYAAWRDYDAVTDGSGIYTCVCHLNRPMRLTQTELEAHPKWRGFSKEAQNHPPMRGWLAAPLVGSDGRNIGLIQLSDKYEGEFTEEDEAIIVQLAQMASVAVENTRLYEAEQRARTQAEAANRIKDEFLAVLSHELRSPLNPILGWSKLLRSRNLPPAKVTYAIETIERNALLQSQLIEDLLDVSRILRGKLSLNIYPVDLASVIEAALETVRLAAEAKSIKIKTVFDANVGKVSGDPNRLQQVIWNLLSNAVKFTPAGGRVQVQLQSAGIHAQIQVSDTGQGINPEFLPFVFDYFRQEDSTTTRSFGGLGLGLAIVRHLVELHGGTVQVTSFGENQGATFTIQLPLIRVEPALPEADILPPDALNLAGIRVLVVEDDADSRSLLVFLLEEYGASVQAVSSAFEALEVISQKGEFANAQEQPDILVSDIGMAHMDGYMLIREIRAMPADKGGQIPAIALTAYAGEIDQQQILNAGFQKHITKPVEPTFLAGEIAQLLASRTQNNEL, encoded by the coding sequence GTGACGACAGAAGTGAAAGCAACTCAGTCTGAAGATATATTTAGCGATGGCAGAGAAATCGCATCTGTAATGCGCTCTGTAAACTGGTCAGAGACTGCCATTGGTTCAAGTGAGCATTGGCCGCAAAGTTTACGCACAGCGGTGAGTATCTGCTTGGCTTCCCGCTTCCCCATGATGATCCTTTGGGGGGCAGAACTCGTGCAACTCTATAACGACAGCTACGCAACGATTCTCGGTACACAGCAGCCAACAGCAATGGGCCAGCCGGCACGGGAATGCAGCGCCCAAGAGTGGCAGATTCACGCCCCGATTTATGAAGCCGTATTTTCCTCCGCACAAGTAACGTACTTAGAAAACCAACAGTTTCTCATTGAACGCACCGGCTATTTACAAGAAAGCTATTTCACACTCTGCTATAGCCCGATCCGCGACGAAAGCGGCGGCGTTGGCGGCATTTTAATCACATTTTTAGAAACCACCGGCTCTGTCATCGATCAACGACGTTTGCAGACCCTACAGGAATTAGCATCCCACAGCGCCGAGGCGAGAAGTGCCGGCGAAGCCTGTAATTTAGCAGCACGCAGTCTAGCCGGCAACCCCGCAGATATCCCCTTTGCTCTGTTCTACCTGCTAGACACTCAGGGGACAAGTGCGCGTCTGGTTGCAACCGCAGGACTAGAAGCCGGCACACCGGCAAGTCCCCAATTTGTTAACTTGACGGCAGCAGAACCATCTGAAACCTGGCCTTTAGCCGCCGTGGCGCGGACGGCTCACAGCCAACAAGTCGATAACTTAGAAACACAATTTGGCTCGCTGCCGGGAGGAATTTGGCCCGAATCAACGCGCACAGCACTGATTTTGCCCATTGCATCACCGGCATCCGAACATCCAGCCGGCCTCCTTGTTGCCGGAATTAGCCCTAGGCTTTCCCCTGACAGCAGCTACCGACGTTTTTTAGAGTTAGTTGCCGGCGAAGTGGCAACCGCCGTTAGCAGTGGCATCAACTGGGAAGAAAATCGCAAATTGTCTGAGCTAACTCGACAGGCTCAAGCAGAGTCTACACCTAACCAGATCGTTAATATCCTCGAAAGTCTCACCGATGCCTTTATCGCCTTAGATAGCCAGTGGCGAATCACTTACCTCAACAAAGAAGCCGCAAAACTTACCAGCCAACAGCCAGAAGAATTAATGGGTAAAATTCTTTGGCAAGTGTGGCCCTGGTCAGCCGGCACCCTTTTAGAGCGAGAATACCGCCGCGCCCTTGCCGATCAAGTCGCTGTTCATTTTGAGGTTCTTTGCGGACCCCAAGATCAGTGGCTAGATATCCACGCTTACCCATCCGCTGATGGTCTCGGTATTTATTACCGAGATATCACAGAACGCAAGCGCGCAGAAGAGGTGCTGCGAACCACCGACGAGCGATTTCGCCTACTCGCCGAATCGATCCCGCAAATTGTCTGGATGGCTCACCCCAACGGCAAGGCAGAATACTTTAACCAATGCTGGTTTGAATACACAGGACTGGAACCAAGTCAAGGATGGGCATCTGAGCAGGTGCTGCATCCTGAAGACTTGCCCCGGTGTCTTGAAGTTTGGAAAGCCGCCTGGAAAGCCGGTGAATCCTACACGATCGAGTACCGATTAAGACGTGCAAGTGATGGCACCTATCGCTGGCACTTGGGTCGAGCCTTACCCCAGCGAGACTCGGAAGGGCGAATTATCAAATGGTATGGAACCATTACAGATATTGATGACCAAAAGCAGGCAGAGAAATCTTTCCGCTTTTTGACAGAACTTGATGAACGAATGCGTCGCCTCTCAGATCCAGAAGAAATAATTTCCACTGTGGTGAATGCGGTTGGGGAATTTCTTCAGGTCGCCCGCTGTACTTACGGCGAGTGGGATACCGAGAACAATATCGTGTGTGTCTATAGCGATTACTGTCGGGGCGTTTCCAGTCTTGCCGGCACCTATCCCCTCAGAGAATTTGGCGCTGACATCATTGACGATCTCAAAGCTGAGCAGATCATTGTCAATCGAGATGTGAAAACCGATCCCCGTACTGCCGGCACAATTTATCAAGCAATCTGCGAGTCGGTTGGCGTTCGCGCCTATGTGTTCGTTCCGTTAGTCAAAGACGAACAATGTGTCTGCCATTTGGCTGTCCAGACTTCCGGTGCTCCGCGTATGTGGACATCCGAAGAAGTATCAGTTTTGCAGAAAGTGACTGAACGCATTTGGTTAATGGTTGAAAATGCCCGACTCAATCGCGCAACCACAGAAGCATTGAGGCGATCGCAGCAGCACGCCGGCCAGTTGCACGGGTTAACAAAGGCAGCATTGACAATTAATTCGGCAGTTTCGATAGAAGAAGTGCTGGAAACGATCACGCAACAGGCACGGGGGATCATTGGGGCACACCAGTCTGTGACGAGCATGAGTGTTGACCAAAACTGGGCGCAAGCGATCAACAGTGTTTCGCTCTCAGACAAGTATGCGGCATGGCGAGATTATGATGCTGTGACCGATGGTTCGGGCATTTACACCTGTGTTTGCCATCTGAACCGGCCCATGCGCCTGACTCAGACAGAACTGGAAGCACATCCCAAGTGGCGGGGATTTAGCAAGGAAGCCCAAAACCACCCACCCATGCGCGGTTGGTTAGCGGCACCGCTTGTCGGATCAGATGGGCGCAATATCGGCTTGATTCAGTTATCGGATAAATACGAAGGTGAATTTACAGAAGAAGATGAAGCAATTATTGTGCAATTGGCGCAGATGGCTTCTGTTGCAGTGGAAAACACCCGACTTTATGAAGCCGAACAGCGTGCTCGCACCCAGGCGGAAGCAGCGAACCGGATTAAAGATGAATTTCTGGCGGTACTTTCTCATGAATTGCGATCTCCGCTAAACCCGATTTTGGGCTGGTCAAAGCTTCTTCGCAGCCGCAATTTACCGCCGGCAAAAGTTACTTATGCGATTGAAACGATTGAGCGAAATGCACTTTTGCAGTCGCAACTGATTGAGGATCTGTTAGATGTTTCTCGCATTCTCCGGGGCAAGCTGAGTTTAAATATTTACCCCGTTGACTTGGCGAGTGTAATTGAGGCTGCTTTGGAAACAGTGCGCTTGGCGGCTGAAGCGAAATCTATTAAGATCAAAACAGTATTTGATGCGAATGTGGGAAAAGTTTCTGGCGATCCCAATCGTTTACAGCAAGTGATTTGGAATTTGCTATCAAATGCGGTTAAGTTTACACCGGCAGGCGGTCGAGTGCAGGTGCAATTGCAAAGTGCCGGTATTCATGCTCAAATCCAAGTCAGCGATACAGGGCAAGGAATTAACCCGGAGTTTCTGCCATTTGTGTTTGATTACTTCCGCCAAGAGGATAGCACGACGACCCGAAGTTTTGGGGGGTTAGGGTTAGGGTTGGCGATTGTGCGTCATTTAGTAGAACTGCACGGTGGGACGGTGCAAGTAACCAGTTTTGGAGAAAATCAAGGGGCAACTTTTACGATTCAGCTACCTTTAATTAGAGTTGAGCCGGCCCTTCCTGAAGCCGATATTTTACCCCCAGACGCGTTGAATTTAGCAGGGATTCGGGTATTGGTTGTGGAGGATGATGCGGATAGCCGGTCGTTGTTAGTGTTTTTACTTGAAGAGTATGGCGCTTCTGTGCAGGCTGTGAGTTCTGCGTTTGAGGCACTAGAGGTGATTTCCCAAAAGGGAGAGTTTGCTAACGCCCAAGAGCAACCTGATATCCTAGTGAGTGATATCGGGATGGCGCACATGGATGGCTATATGCTGATTCGTGAAATTAGAGCGATGCCGGCAGATAAAGGCGGGCAGATTCCAGCGATCGCGCTAACTGCTTATGCGGGAGAAATAGACCAGCAACAGATCCTGAATGCGGGATTTCAAAAACATATTACCAAGCCGGTGGAACCTACTTTTTTAGCCGGTGAGATTGCCCAGTTACTCGCTTCGCGTACACAGAATAATGAGCTATAG
- a CDS encoding PAS domain S-box protein: MKDSQDQPSFKLPNQDLNLELSESEEVCRLKAELQRYRTLSENLPVGYFTLSSEGIILTVNSFAATHLGYGVEELTEQSIFNLTHPEDREQLQANLKAIFENPIESCDLEGRQISKDGNILWMRTIAHALPENELILICEDVTQRKQVENELRSTKSVLEYAVEGISRLDEQGRYIAVNRAYAGTLGYTPEEMIGREWYPTVHPEDQEKMMLAYQQMLIEGKVKVEAKGVRKDGSVFYKQLVMVTAFDSQNQFIGHHRFMKDITERKQAEAALQKAHDELERRVEERTAELTQANALLKEEIAERRRAEEERQKLASLVENSTDFIAMSSLEGKIIFLNEAGQKLVGLDSLEAALAKQMSDYFSEEGWAQFCEVTLPAILTTGHWEGEGQLRHFKTGKLIDVQRSCFVVKHPQTGKSLCLATVQCDITERKQAEIALRQQTEREKLLGLISPRIRHSLNLNEILNTTVGEVREFLETDRVFIYRFESDWSGVIVVESVGSGWTPILGTKIKDCYFAETYVEPYRNGRIQATDDIYAAGFSECHIDLLAKLQVRATLVVPVLQGDQLWGLLVVNHCCAPRQWQTLEIDLIKRLATQVGIAIQQSELYQQVQLLNVDLESQVQERTRQLQQALNFESMLKRVTDHVRDSLDESQILQTAVEDLTEVLGIDGCDTALYDPTLATAMISYEYTPRLSPAKGRIIRMADFPEGYRQLLQGQYFQFCELSPSLREPLSILACPIFDNKVVLGDMWLFKQQDDGFNELEIRLVQQVANQCAIAIRQARLFQAAQAQVEELEKLNRLKDDFLNTISHELRTPMSNIKMAMQMLEISINQQKMLEGETSKAQAATPPTFRYFKILQDESEREISLINDLLDLQQLDAGTQPLMLTTIHLQNWISHVIEPFEQRFCKQQQILHVEIASDLPPLVSDMSALGRILSELLNNACKYTPPQGEITVTARVESGMLQLGVSNTGIEIPASEFTHIFDKFYRIPSADPWKQGGTGLGLALAHKLAEHLGGRLWVESGKDRTCFTLELPVTGETL; encoded by the coding sequence ATGAAAGATTCTCAAGATCAACCTTCTTTCAAACTTCCAAACCAAGATTTAAATTTAGAGTTGTCTGAGTCAGAAGAAGTGTGCCGGTTAAAAGCAGAATTACAGCGATACCGAACCCTAAGCGAAAATCTTCCTGTCGGGTACTTTACCCTAAGCTCAGAAGGAATTATTCTGACGGTTAATTCGTTTGCGGCAACTCATTTAGGCTACGGTGTGGAGGAACTAACGGAACAATCGATTTTTAATCTTACTCATCCTGAAGATCGAGAGCAACTGCAAGCAAACTTAAAAGCTATCTTTGAAAATCCTATAGAAAGTTGCGATTTGGAAGGGCGTCAAATCTCCAAAGACGGCAACATCTTGTGGATGAGAACAATTGCCCATGCGCTGCCAGAAAATGAGCTAATCCTCATCTGCGAAGATGTCACACAGCGCAAGCAAGTAGAAAATGAACTCCGCTCAACCAAATCCGTATTGGAATACGCCGTGGAAGGCATTTCGCGGCTAGACGAGCAAGGACGTTACATTGCTGTTAATAGAGCTTATGCCGGCACTCTTGGTTACACGCCTGAAGAAATGATCGGCAGGGAATGGTATCCGACTGTACATCCTGAAGATCAAGAAAAGATGATGCTTGCCTACCAACAAATGTTGATTGAGGGCAAGGTAAAAGTTGAAGCCAAGGGTGTGCGGAAAGATGGCTCAGTTTTTTACAAACAGTTAGTGATGGTTACTGCTTTTGACAGTCAGAATCAATTCATCGGCCATCACCGCTTCATGAAAGATATTACAGAGCGTAAACAGGCAGAAGCAGCGCTGCAAAAAGCTCACGACGAATTAGAAAGACGGGTTGAGGAGCGCACAGCCGAACTAACACAAGCCAATGCACTTTTAAAAGAAGAAATCGCAGAACGCCGACGGGCCGAAGAGGAACGGCAAAAGCTGGCTTCACTGGTGGAAAACAGCACGGATTTTATTGCGATGTCTTCCCTAGAAGGAAAAATTATTTTCCTTAATGAAGCCGGGCAAAAACTGGTTGGTTTAGACAGTTTAGAAGCAGCGCTTGCTAAACAAATGTCTGACTACTTTTCTGAGGAAGGCTGGGCGCAGTTTTGTGAAGTTACGTTGCCGGCAATCCTGACAACCGGCCATTGGGAAGGAGAGGGCCAACTTCGTCACTTCAAAACCGGCAAACTCATTGATGTGCAGAGAAGTTGTTTTGTCGTCAAGCATCCGCAAACCGGCAAAAGCCTATGTCTAGCAACAGTTCAATGCGACATTACCGAACGCAAACAGGCAGAAATCGCCCTGAGACAACAAACTGAACGAGAGAAACTCCTCGGACTGATTTCCCCGCGCATCCGGCACTCTTTAAACTTAAATGAAATTCTTAATACCACCGTAGGGGAGGTGCGAGAATTTCTGGAGACTGACCGAGTGTTCATCTACCGATTTGAGTCAGACTGGAGTGGGGTCATTGTTGTAGAATCTGTCGGTTCTGGCTGGACGCCGATTTTAGGCACAAAAATCAAAGACTGCTATTTTGCAGAAACTTATGTTGAACCATACCGGAACGGTCGGATTCAAGCAACCGATGATATTTACGCAGCCGGTTTTTCCGAATGCCACATCGATTTACTGGCAAAGCTTCAAGTAAGAGCAACCTTAGTCGTCCCCGTCTTGCAAGGAGATCAGTTGTGGGGACTACTGGTTGTCAATCATTGTTGTGCACCCCGGCAATGGCAGACGCTGGAAATCGATTTGATCAAGCGACTCGCAACCCAGGTGGGGATCGCCATTCAGCAATCAGAACTCTACCAGCAAGTGCAGTTGCTCAACGTTGATTTGGAAAGTCAAGTGCAGGAACGCACCCGCCAACTGCAACAGGCGCTGAATTTTGAATCGATGCTCAAACGAGTCACAGATCATGTCCGCGACAGTCTGGATGAAAGCCAGATTTTACAAACAGCGGTGGAAGATTTAACCGAAGTGCTGGGCATTGACGGCTGCGATACGGCTTTGTATGACCCCACCCTCGCCACAGCGATGATTAGCTATGAGTACACCCCCCGCCTGTCCCCCGCTAAAGGACGCATCATCCGAATGGCGGACTTTCCAGAAGGCTACCGCCAGCTGCTGCAAGGTCAATATTTCCAGTTTTGCGAACTCTCACCCAGCCTCCGCGAACCGCTTTCGATTCTGGCGTGTCCTATTTTCGATAACAAAGTGGTGCTGGGTGATATGTGGTTATTCAAGCAGCAGGATGATGGTTTTAATGAGCTGGAAATTCGGTTGGTGCAGCAAGTAGCAAATCAATGCGCGATAGCGATTCGTCAAGCACGACTTTTCCAAGCTGCTCAAGCACAAGTGGAAGAACTGGAAAAACTCAATCGCCTCAAGGATGACTTTTTAAATACTATTTCTCACGAATTGCGAACGCCGATGTCTAACATAAAAATGGCCATGCAGATGTTGGAAATTTCCATAAATCAGCAAAAAATGCTGGAGGGAGAAACGAGTAAAGCCCAGGCAGCAACTCCCCCTACGTTCCGCTATTTCAAGATATTACAAGATGAATCGGAAAGAGAAATTAGTTTAATTAACGATCTGCTGGATTTGCAGCAACTTGATGCCGGCACTCAGCCTTTGATGCTGACGACGATTCACTTACAAAATTGGATTTCTCATGTCATCGAGCCTTTTGAACAGCGGTTTTGCAAGCAGCAGCAAATCTTGCACGTTGAAATTGCTTCCGATTTGCCTCCCCTTGTTTCCGATATGTCAGCTTTGGGGCGTATCCTGTCAGAACTATTAAATAATGCTTGTAAATACACTCCACCCCAGGGAGAAATTACCGTTACAGCCAGGGTTGAATCAGGAATGCTTCAGTTAGGGGTAAGTAACACCGGCATCGAGATTCCTGCGAGTGAGTTTACCCATATTTTTGATAAATTTTATCGAATTCCTAGTGCTGATCCCTGGAAGCAGGGCGGGACTGGATTGGGATTAGCGCTAGCACATAAACTGGCAGAACATCTAGGGGGTAGACTTTGGGTTGAAAGCGGTAAAGATCGAACTTGTTTTACTCTCGAGTTACCTGTCACTGGAGAAACTTTGTAG
- a CDS encoding helix-turn-helix transcriptional regulator produces the protein MVEQPLIGKLVRELRQEMGLTQEKFAAKIGVTFPTINRWENGRAKPSPLAMEKILATLHTLGDRGKALLSKYFAEKELGL, from the coding sequence GTGGTAGAACAACCATTGATTGGTAAGCTAGTTCGGGAACTACGGCAGGAAATGGGGCTGACGCAGGAGAAGTTTGCAGCCAAAATAGGTGTGACATTTCCCACCATTAACCGCTGGGAGAACGGGCGAGCCAAACCTTCGCCCCTGGCAATGGAGAAGATTCTGGCCACGCTACACACCCTAGGTGATCGGGGCAAAGCATTGCTATCCAAATACTTTGCAGAAAAGGAGCTGGGGTTGTGA